In Musa acuminata AAA Group cultivar baxijiao chromosome BXJ2-3, Cavendish_Baxijiao_AAA, whole genome shotgun sequence, the following proteins share a genomic window:
- the LOC135607197 gene encoding uncharacterized protein LOC135607197 isoform X2: MWKLVSYGSYAISVMKVSPLMDSSWLKFKDGRKIRVGDCALFQAGNAPPFIGIIRWFTEGKEDHLRLCVNWLYRPADIKLAKGVLLEAAPNEVFYSFHKDVITAASLLHPCKVVFLRKGVELPAGVSSFICRRVYDITNKCLWWLTDQDYINERQEEVDQLLDRTQLEMHAAVQSGGRSPKPLNGPSSTQQLKSSSESDHNTGPSLPFQSKLKKRDRSDQGTEHIKRERSSKPDDGDSCKSDNMMKAELVKITEKGGLISTEGVEKLVSLLQHDRPENKIDVSGRILVANVIAATDRYDCLGRFVQLKGVPVLNDWLQQVHKSKAGDGTSHKESDKAVEELLLALLRALAKLPVNLNALQACNIGKSVNHLRSHKNPEIQKKARSLIDTWKKRVNAEITKINDAKSVGLGQPVWQVKSGSSDVSHVGNRRSGPTDVVSKSPVTHTTCKSSKPGHSDPIVKSPSATQGSSKATSIATGSKDSLCKAAHHSGGTEMTPTAVKEEKSSSSSHSQNNSQSCSSDHAKTVGSSWKEDTRSSSAGSINATKAAGASSRHRRSSNGVTVTSISGVQKETHPSKSGSLNRVATLEKSSQSGLTCEKPIDMPAVDHGNNHRLIVRLPNPARSPARSASGGSFDDPSISGSRASSPGFSDKHEHGDRRVKPRVDAYQSNIVMDANTESWLSNDVKELPVGAGGVRSPAADEEHIRSVGETGKDTEAPGAACSSSGNEKGVSSTETRTRSSLSSIIALIESCVKYSEASDPSAVEDDVGMNLLASVATGEISKSDLISPTGSAGASPGSEDPSTEAKSRLSSADDLAQSHIELDEAADADSIKKGKSVNSISTGDVPCQDGTNFLGNSGNDVSLQDNKLTGEEAEQSASGLSSHKTKDSCPIPKPKLEEERDGNFLVSKSAGLGKWDNDGVPPLEEKHITGLDNSTDCKLKERSSMADESKPRECARQKIGDDSICTFEVANKDGCDHDIAASGIKIEKLVIEECQSGLTAKVVPEVAPQSCQQQPQMPVIVERSDNDAISSGVPDVAYPENADGSKTCKPDNLGVNHFESNDIHECDSLNLSKLDESVRLATTSCSTACAAEDLKIKESLESLTVGSASQEPPSSCTAQEMDNQSKPAGSRFSVAFADVKEDLASSLEASSLAVKAVPDVASKLDFDLNEGITGDDGTQVETSVSISTVCSSIGHLPSLSLFSNSMLTGLPAPITVAAPAKGPFVPPENLLKSKDEPGWKGSAATSAFRPAEPRKVLEVPLNTSGVLLPSDSAGKQCRPPLDIDLNEPDERALEDMATQSSAKSMGSELGTVGNLDAPGRISGGLDLDLNRVDEGMESGQFLVSTSHRMEVPLFAVGQASTEFPNREANMLRDFDLNNGPGLDEVCAEPVTRNQNTKSTGSVPFLPAVAGVRMNPPELGSVSSWFPPGGSYPAVAIPSFLTNRGEHPYPIVAAAGGQRILGPVTASGPYGGDVYRGPGLSSSPAMAFAPATAFPYAGFTFGSNFPLASTSFSGGSATFVDSSSGAGSGFPAIPSPLVGPAGGILSNYPRPYAIGPPEGSASGGSDNSRKWITSALDLNAGPGNAEGKDDRLPLPSRQLVSNSQAFMEEQVRMYAVAGGGLKRKEPEGGWDADRSAYEQISWQ, from the exons atgtgGAAATTGGTTTCCTATGGATCCTATGCTATTTCAGTTATGAAGGTGTCTCCACTGATGGACAGCTCATGGCTCAAATTTAAG GATGGGCGTAAAATTCGAGTCGGTGATTGTGCTCTTTTCCAGGCCGGCAATGCACCTCCTTTCATTGGAATAATTCGCTGGTTTACAGAAGGCAAGGAGGATCACCTTCGGTTATGTGTTAATTGGCTTTACCGACCTGCTGACATTAAGCTTGCCAAAGGTGTATTGCTTGAAGCTGCTCCAAACGAAGTTTTTTACTCCTTCCACAAGGACGTGATAACTGCAGCTTCATTGCTTCATCCTTGTAAAGTAGTGTTTTTACGTAAGGGTGTCGAGCTTCCAGCAGGGGTATCATCATTTATATGCAGACGAGTATATGACATTACTAACAAGTGCTTGTGGTGGTTGACTGATCAAGACTATATCAAT GAACGACAAGAGGAAGTAGATCAGCTTTTGGACAGAACTCAATTAGAAATGCACGCAGCAGTTCAGTCCGGTGGACGTTCACCTAAACCACTTAATGGTCCATCAAGCACACAACAGTTAAAATCTAGTTCAGAGAGTGATCATAATACTGGCCCTTCTCTCCCGTTTCAATCGAAGTTGAAGAAGCGAGACAGGAGTGATCAGGGCACAGAGCATATCAAGAGAGAGCGGTCTTCTAAACCAGATGATGGTGATTCATGTAAATCTGATAACATGATGAAGGCAGAATTAGTCAAAATAACAGAAAAAGGTGGACTTATAAGCACCGAAGGGGTTGAGAAATTGGTGAGCTTATTGCAGCATGATAGACCCGAGAATAAAATAGATGTTTCTGGTCGGATATTGGTTGCAAATGTGATTGCAGCCACTGATCGTTATGATTGCCTTGGCAGGTTTGTGCAGCTTAAGGGTGTGCCCGTCTTGAATGATTGGCTCCAGCAGGTGCACAAGTCTAAGGCTGGTGATGGTACTAGTCATAAAGAAAGTGATAAAGCTGTTGAGGAGCTTCTCTTGGCTCTTCTTCGTGCACTGGCTAAATTGCCTGTCAACCTTAATGCTCTGCAGGCTTGTAATATTGGTAAATCTGTGAATCACTTGCGGAGCCATAAAAATCCTGAAATCCAGAAGAAGGCTAGGAGTCTTATTGACACCTGGAAGAAACGAGTTAATGCTGAAATAACAAAGATCAATGATGCCAAATCTGTTGGATTAGGCCAACCTGTTTGGCAAGTTAAGTCAGGTTCTTCTGATGTTTCTCATGTTGGAAACAGACGATCTGGACCAACTGATGTGGTTTCTAAGAGCCCTGTAACTCATACTACATGTAAGTCTAGTAAGCCTGGACATTCAGATCCTATTGTGAAGTCACCTTCAGCAACACAAGGGTCTTCGAAAGCAACATCTATTGCAACTGGCTCAAAGGATTCACTTTGCAAAGCAGCTCATCACAGTGGGGGTACAGAGATGACACCAACAGCAGTCAAAGAGGAGAAGAGCAGTAGTTCCAGTCATTCTCAGAACAATAGCCAATCTTGTTCTAGTGATCATGCAAAAACAGTGGGTTCCTCATGGAAGGAAGACACGAGGAGTTCAAGTGCTGGGTCAATTAATGCTACTAAGGCCGCTGGTGCTTCATCCCGTCATCGAAGATCTAGCAACGGGGTTACTGTAACTAGTATTTCTGGAGTTCAGAAGGAAACTCATCCAAGTAAATCTGGTTCTCTCAACCGGGTTGCAACATTGGAAAAATCATCACAATCAGGACTGACATGTGAAAAACCAATTGATATGCCTGCTGTAGATCATGGAAATAACCACAGGCTTATCGTCCGGCTTCCTAACCCTGCTCGAAGCCCTGCACGAAGTGCAAGTGGAGGTTCATTTGATGATCCATCAATTTCCGGTAGCAGAGCATCCTCTCCTGGGTTCTCGGACAAACATGAGCACGGTGATCGTAGAGTGAAGCCAAGGGTTGATGCTTATCAATCTAACATTGTCATGGATGCTAATACAGAGTCATGGCTGAGCAATGATGTAAAAGAATTGCCAGTTGGAGCTGGAGGTGTTAGATCACCAGCAGCTGATGAAGAACACATCAGGAGTGTTGGGGAAACTGGAAAGGATACTGAGGCTCCAGGAGCTGCATGTTCATCTTCTGGAAATGAAAAGGGTGTTTCCTCGACTGAAACCAGGACAAGAAGTTCTTTAAGTTCTATAATTGCCTTGATTGAAAGTTGCGTCAAATACTCTGAAGCTAGTGATCCTTCAGctgttgaagatgatgttgggATGAATCTGCTTGCTAGTGTGGCAACTGGAGAAATCTCCAAGTCTGACTTAATTTCTCCCACTGGCTCAGCTGGGGCATCACCTGGGTCCGAAGACCCATCTACAGAGGCCAAGTCAAGGTTATCAAGTGCTGATGATTTGGCCCAGAGTCATATTGAATTAGATGAAGCCGCAGATGCCGACTCCATTAAGAAAGGGAAGAGTGTCAATTCTATTTCAACTGGGGATGTTCCATGTCAGGATGGGACCAACTTTTTGGGAAATAGTGGAAATGATGTCTCCTTGCAGGATAATAAATTGACAGGTGAGGAGGCTGAACAATCTGCTTCTGGTTTGAGTTCTCACAAAACTAAAGACTCTTGTCCCATACCTAAGCCGAAACTCGAGGAAGAAAGAGATGGAAATTTTTTGGTGTCCAAGTCAGCTGGATTGGGGAAGTGGGATAATGATGGAGTCCCTCCACTCGAGGAAAAGCATATAACAGGTTTGGACAATTCTACTGATTGCAAGCTTAAAGAAAGAagctcaatggcagatgaaagcaAACCTAGGGAATGTGCTCGTCAGAAGATTGGAGATGACAGTATATGTACCTTTGAGGTTGCTAACAAAGATGGATGTGATCATGACATTgctgcttcaggtatcaagatagaaAAACTGGTCATTGAGGAATGTCAATCAGGCCTTACAGCAAAAGTAGTGCCTGAGGTTGCACCCCAATCTTGCCAGCAACAACCTCAGATGCCTGTGATTGTGGAGAGAAGTGATAATGATGCTATTTCATCTGGTGTTCCTGATGTTGCATATCCAGAAAATGCTGATGGGTCAAAGACTTGCAAGCCTGATAACCTGGGGGTCAATCACTTTGAGTCGAATGATATACATGAATGTGACAGCCTCAACCTGTCTAAACTTGATGAATCAGTTAGACTAGCAACCACCTCCTGCAGTACTGCTTGTGCAGCTGAAGATTTGAAAATAAAGGAGTCTCTTGAAAGTTTAACTGTGGGATCAGCCAGTCAagaaccaccctcaagttgtacaGCCCAAGAGATGGACAACCAATCAAAACCTGCTGGTTCTAGGTTCTCGGTGGCTTTTGCTGATGTGAAGGAGGATCTTGCATCATCCCTGGAGGCCTCTTCATTGGCTGTTAAAGCTGTGCCAGATGTTGCTAGTAAGCTTGACTTTGATTTGAATGAAGGCATCACCGGAGATGATGGAACCCAAGTTGAGACTTCTGTCTCTATTTCAACCGTGTGTTCCTCTATAGGTCATTTGCCCAGCCTGTCTCTGTTCTCAAATTCCATGTTGACCGGGTTGCCTGCTCCAATTACAGTAGCTGCACCAGCGAAAGGACCTTTTGTTCCACCTGAAAACTTATTAAAGAGCAAGGATGAGCCTGGATGGAAAGGCTCGGCCGCCACTAGTGCTTTCCGGCCAGCAGAACCACGTAAAGTTCTGGAGGTGCCACTCAATACTTCTGGAGTGTTGCTACCATCTGATTCTGCAGGAAAGCAGTGTCGTCCTCCTCTCGATATTGATCTGAATGAACCTGATGAGAGAGCTCTTGAAGACATGGCCACTCAGAGCTCTGCTAAGTCCATGGGCTCTGAGCTGGGGACAGTGGGCAATCTTGATGCACCTGGACGAATTTCTGGGGGACTTGATCTTGATCTAAATAGGGTCGATGAAGGTATGGAAAGTGGCCAGTTCTTAGTGAGCACCTCCCATAGGATGGAGGTTCCACTTTTTGCCGTAGGACAAGCATCAACAGAATTTCCTAATAGGGAGGCCAATATGTTAAGGGACTTTGATCTAAATAATGGACCGGGCCTCGATGAAGTTTGTGCTGAACCTGTAACGAGGAACCAAAATACAAAAAGCACTGGTAGTGTGCCATTCTTACCCGCAGTTGCTGGTGTCAGAATGAATCCTCCTGAATTGGGAAGTGTATCATCGTGGTTTCCTCCTGGTGGTTCTTATCCTGCTGTTGCTATACCATCCTTCTTGACCAACAGAGGAGAGCACCCTTACCCAATTGTTGCAGCTGCGGGAGGCCAAAGAATTTTGGGGCCAGTTACAGCTAGTGGTCCCTATGGGGGAGATGTTTACCGGGGCCCTGGGCTTTCATCATCTCCAGCCATGGCATTTGCTCCTGCTACGGCATTTCCTTATGCTGGGTTCACATTCGGGTCCAATTTTCCGCTTGCATCAACTTCGTTTTCAGGTGGATCGGCAACCTTTGTTGATTCTTCGTCTGGAGCTGGTTCAGGTTTCCCTGCCATTCCTTCGCCACTTGTTGGACCTGCTGGTGGCATTTTATCCAATTATCCGAGGCCTTATGCGATAGGCCCTCCTGAGGGTAGTGCCAGTGGTGGATCCGACAACAGCAGGAAATGGATTACATCAGCACTTGATCTTAATGCAGGTCCAGGAAATGCAGAAGGAAAGGATGACAGATTGCCCTTGCCATCGAGACAACTAGTTTCAAACTCCCAGGCTTTCATGGAGGAACAGGTAAGAATGTATGCGGTGGCAGGAGGGGGTCTGAAGAGGAAGGAACCTGAGGGAGGTTGGGATGCAGATAGATCTGCTTACGAGCAAATCTCATGGCAGTGA
- the LOC135607197 gene encoding uncharacterized protein LOC135607197 isoform X1, with protein MHGREGEERKRRRHMWPVPAPGTAASASSSSSAPPPSLAFPENPSSESDSSRSSSDSFLKDGRKIRVGDCALFQAGNAPPFIGIIRWFTEGKEDHLRLCVNWLYRPADIKLAKGVLLEAAPNEVFYSFHKDVITAASLLHPCKVVFLRKGVELPAGVSSFICRRVYDITNKCLWWLTDQDYINERQEEVDQLLDRTQLEMHAAVQSGGRSPKPLNGPSSTQQLKSSSESDHNTGPSLPFQSKLKKRDRSDQGTEHIKRERSSKPDDGDSCKSDNMMKAELVKITEKGGLISTEGVEKLVSLLQHDRPENKIDVSGRILVANVIAATDRYDCLGRFVQLKGVPVLNDWLQQVHKSKAGDGTSHKESDKAVEELLLALLRALAKLPVNLNALQACNIGKSVNHLRSHKNPEIQKKARSLIDTWKKRVNAEITKINDAKSVGLGQPVWQVKSGSSDVSHVGNRRSGPTDVVSKSPVTHTTCKSSKPGHSDPIVKSPSATQGSSKATSIATGSKDSLCKAAHHSGGTEMTPTAVKEEKSSSSSHSQNNSQSCSSDHAKTVGSSWKEDTRSSSAGSINATKAAGASSRHRRSSNGVTVTSISGVQKETHPSKSGSLNRVATLEKSSQSGLTCEKPIDMPAVDHGNNHRLIVRLPNPARSPARSASGGSFDDPSISGSRASSPGFSDKHEHGDRRVKPRVDAYQSNIVMDANTESWLSNDVKELPVGAGGVRSPAADEEHIRSVGETGKDTEAPGAACSSSGNEKGVSSTETRTRSSLSSIIALIESCVKYSEASDPSAVEDDVGMNLLASVATGEISKSDLISPTGSAGASPGSEDPSTEAKSRLSSADDLAQSHIELDEAADADSIKKGKSVNSISTGDVPCQDGTNFLGNSGNDVSLQDNKLTGEEAEQSASGLSSHKTKDSCPIPKPKLEEERDGNFLVSKSAGLGKWDNDGVPPLEEKHITGLDNSTDCKLKERSSMADESKPRECARQKIGDDSICTFEVANKDGCDHDIAASGIKIEKLVIEECQSGLTAKVVPEVAPQSCQQQPQMPVIVERSDNDAISSGVPDVAYPENADGSKTCKPDNLGVNHFESNDIHECDSLNLSKLDESVRLATTSCSTACAAEDLKIKESLESLTVGSASQEPPSSCTAQEMDNQSKPAGSRFSVAFADVKEDLASSLEASSLAVKAVPDVASKLDFDLNEGITGDDGTQVETSVSISTVCSSIGHLPSLSLFSNSMLTGLPAPITVAAPAKGPFVPPENLLKSKDEPGWKGSAATSAFRPAEPRKVLEVPLNTSGVLLPSDSAGKQCRPPLDIDLNEPDERALEDMATQSSAKSMGSELGTVGNLDAPGRISGGLDLDLNRVDEGMESGQFLVSTSHRMEVPLFAVGQASTEFPNREANMLRDFDLNNGPGLDEVCAEPVTRNQNTKSTGSVPFLPAVAGVRMNPPELGSVSSWFPPGGSYPAVAIPSFLTNRGEHPYPIVAAAGGQRILGPVTASGPYGGDVYRGPGLSSSPAMAFAPATAFPYAGFTFGSNFPLASTSFSGGSATFVDSSSGAGSGFPAIPSPLVGPAGGILSNYPRPYAIGPPEGSASGGSDNSRKWITSALDLNAGPGNAEGKDDRLPLPSRQLVSNSQAFMEEQVRMYAVAGGGLKRKEPEGGWDADRSAYEQISWQ; from the exons ATGCATGGGCGGGAGGGTGAGGAGAGGAAACGGCGGCGGCACATGTGGCCGGTACCTGCGCCCGGTACAGCAGCATCAGCGTCATCGTCGTCATCAGCTCCTCCACCTTCTCTAGCTTTTCCGGAGAACCCCTCCTCGGAGTCGGATTCCTCTCGGTCCTCTAGCGATTCGTTCCTAAAG GATGGGCGTAAAATTCGAGTCGGTGATTGTGCTCTTTTCCAGGCCGGCAATGCACCTCCTTTCATTGGAATAATTCGCTGGTTTACAGAAGGCAAGGAGGATCACCTTCGGTTATGTGTTAATTGGCTTTACCGACCTGCTGACATTAAGCTTGCCAAAGGTGTATTGCTTGAAGCTGCTCCAAACGAAGTTTTTTACTCCTTCCACAAGGACGTGATAACTGCAGCTTCATTGCTTCATCCTTGTAAAGTAGTGTTTTTACGTAAGGGTGTCGAGCTTCCAGCAGGGGTATCATCATTTATATGCAGACGAGTATATGACATTACTAACAAGTGCTTGTGGTGGTTGACTGATCAAGACTATATCAAT GAACGACAAGAGGAAGTAGATCAGCTTTTGGACAGAACTCAATTAGAAATGCACGCAGCAGTTCAGTCCGGTGGACGTTCACCTAAACCACTTAATGGTCCATCAAGCACACAACAGTTAAAATCTAGTTCAGAGAGTGATCATAATACTGGCCCTTCTCTCCCGTTTCAATCGAAGTTGAAGAAGCGAGACAGGAGTGATCAGGGCACAGAGCATATCAAGAGAGAGCGGTCTTCTAAACCAGATGATGGTGATTCATGTAAATCTGATAACATGATGAAGGCAGAATTAGTCAAAATAACAGAAAAAGGTGGACTTATAAGCACCGAAGGGGTTGAGAAATTGGTGAGCTTATTGCAGCATGATAGACCCGAGAATAAAATAGATGTTTCTGGTCGGATATTGGTTGCAAATGTGATTGCAGCCACTGATCGTTATGATTGCCTTGGCAGGTTTGTGCAGCTTAAGGGTGTGCCCGTCTTGAATGATTGGCTCCAGCAGGTGCACAAGTCTAAGGCTGGTGATGGTACTAGTCATAAAGAAAGTGATAAAGCTGTTGAGGAGCTTCTCTTGGCTCTTCTTCGTGCACTGGCTAAATTGCCTGTCAACCTTAATGCTCTGCAGGCTTGTAATATTGGTAAATCTGTGAATCACTTGCGGAGCCATAAAAATCCTGAAATCCAGAAGAAGGCTAGGAGTCTTATTGACACCTGGAAGAAACGAGTTAATGCTGAAATAACAAAGATCAATGATGCCAAATCTGTTGGATTAGGCCAACCTGTTTGGCAAGTTAAGTCAGGTTCTTCTGATGTTTCTCATGTTGGAAACAGACGATCTGGACCAACTGATGTGGTTTCTAAGAGCCCTGTAACTCATACTACATGTAAGTCTAGTAAGCCTGGACATTCAGATCCTATTGTGAAGTCACCTTCAGCAACACAAGGGTCTTCGAAAGCAACATCTATTGCAACTGGCTCAAAGGATTCACTTTGCAAAGCAGCTCATCACAGTGGGGGTACAGAGATGACACCAACAGCAGTCAAAGAGGAGAAGAGCAGTAGTTCCAGTCATTCTCAGAACAATAGCCAATCTTGTTCTAGTGATCATGCAAAAACAGTGGGTTCCTCATGGAAGGAAGACACGAGGAGTTCAAGTGCTGGGTCAATTAATGCTACTAAGGCCGCTGGTGCTTCATCCCGTCATCGAAGATCTAGCAACGGGGTTACTGTAACTAGTATTTCTGGAGTTCAGAAGGAAACTCATCCAAGTAAATCTGGTTCTCTCAACCGGGTTGCAACATTGGAAAAATCATCACAATCAGGACTGACATGTGAAAAACCAATTGATATGCCTGCTGTAGATCATGGAAATAACCACAGGCTTATCGTCCGGCTTCCTAACCCTGCTCGAAGCCCTGCACGAAGTGCAAGTGGAGGTTCATTTGATGATCCATCAATTTCCGGTAGCAGAGCATCCTCTCCTGGGTTCTCGGACAAACATGAGCACGGTGATCGTAGAGTGAAGCCAAGGGTTGATGCTTATCAATCTAACATTGTCATGGATGCTAATACAGAGTCATGGCTGAGCAATGATGTAAAAGAATTGCCAGTTGGAGCTGGAGGTGTTAGATCACCAGCAGCTGATGAAGAACACATCAGGAGTGTTGGGGAAACTGGAAAGGATACTGAGGCTCCAGGAGCTGCATGTTCATCTTCTGGAAATGAAAAGGGTGTTTCCTCGACTGAAACCAGGACAAGAAGTTCTTTAAGTTCTATAATTGCCTTGATTGAAAGTTGCGTCAAATACTCTGAAGCTAGTGATCCTTCAGctgttgaagatgatgttgggATGAATCTGCTTGCTAGTGTGGCAACTGGAGAAATCTCCAAGTCTGACTTAATTTCTCCCACTGGCTCAGCTGGGGCATCACCTGGGTCCGAAGACCCATCTACAGAGGCCAAGTCAAGGTTATCAAGTGCTGATGATTTGGCCCAGAGTCATATTGAATTAGATGAAGCCGCAGATGCCGACTCCATTAAGAAAGGGAAGAGTGTCAATTCTATTTCAACTGGGGATGTTCCATGTCAGGATGGGACCAACTTTTTGGGAAATAGTGGAAATGATGTCTCCTTGCAGGATAATAAATTGACAGGTGAGGAGGCTGAACAATCTGCTTCTGGTTTGAGTTCTCACAAAACTAAAGACTCTTGTCCCATACCTAAGCCGAAACTCGAGGAAGAAAGAGATGGAAATTTTTTGGTGTCCAAGTCAGCTGGATTGGGGAAGTGGGATAATGATGGAGTCCCTCCACTCGAGGAAAAGCATATAACAGGTTTGGACAATTCTACTGATTGCAAGCTTAAAGAAAGAagctcaatggcagatgaaagcaAACCTAGGGAATGTGCTCGTCAGAAGATTGGAGATGACAGTATATGTACCTTTGAGGTTGCTAACAAAGATGGATGTGATCATGACATTgctgcttcaggtatcaagatagaaAAACTGGTCATTGAGGAATGTCAATCAGGCCTTACAGCAAAAGTAGTGCCTGAGGTTGCACCCCAATCTTGCCAGCAACAACCTCAGATGCCTGTGATTGTGGAGAGAAGTGATAATGATGCTATTTCATCTGGTGTTCCTGATGTTGCATATCCAGAAAATGCTGATGGGTCAAAGACTTGCAAGCCTGATAACCTGGGGGTCAATCACTTTGAGTCGAATGATATACATGAATGTGACAGCCTCAACCTGTCTAAACTTGATGAATCAGTTAGACTAGCAACCACCTCCTGCAGTACTGCTTGTGCAGCTGAAGATTTGAAAATAAAGGAGTCTCTTGAAAGTTTAACTGTGGGATCAGCCAGTCAagaaccaccctcaagttgtacaGCCCAAGAGATGGACAACCAATCAAAACCTGCTGGTTCTAGGTTCTCGGTGGCTTTTGCTGATGTGAAGGAGGATCTTGCATCATCCCTGGAGGCCTCTTCATTGGCTGTTAAAGCTGTGCCAGATGTTGCTAGTAAGCTTGACTTTGATTTGAATGAAGGCATCACCGGAGATGATGGAACCCAAGTTGAGACTTCTGTCTCTATTTCAACCGTGTGTTCCTCTATAGGTCATTTGCCCAGCCTGTCTCTGTTCTCAAATTCCATGTTGACCGGGTTGCCTGCTCCAATTACAGTAGCTGCACCAGCGAAAGGACCTTTTGTTCCACCTGAAAACTTATTAAAGAGCAAGGATGAGCCTGGATGGAAAGGCTCGGCCGCCACTAGTGCTTTCCGGCCAGCAGAACCACGTAAAGTTCTGGAGGTGCCACTCAATACTTCTGGAGTGTTGCTACCATCTGATTCTGCAGGAAAGCAGTGTCGTCCTCCTCTCGATATTGATCTGAATGAACCTGATGAGAGAGCTCTTGAAGACATGGCCACTCAGAGCTCTGCTAAGTCCATGGGCTCTGAGCTGGGGACAGTGGGCAATCTTGATGCACCTGGACGAATTTCTGGGGGACTTGATCTTGATCTAAATAGGGTCGATGAAGGTATGGAAAGTGGCCAGTTCTTAGTGAGCACCTCCCATAGGATGGAGGTTCCACTTTTTGCCGTAGGACAAGCATCAACAGAATTTCCTAATAGGGAGGCCAATATGTTAAGGGACTTTGATCTAAATAATGGACCGGGCCTCGATGAAGTTTGTGCTGAACCTGTAACGAGGAACCAAAATACAAAAAGCACTGGTAGTGTGCCATTCTTACCCGCAGTTGCTGGTGTCAGAATGAATCCTCCTGAATTGGGAAGTGTATCATCGTGGTTTCCTCCTGGTGGTTCTTATCCTGCTGTTGCTATACCATCCTTCTTGACCAACAGAGGAGAGCACCCTTACCCAATTGTTGCAGCTGCGGGAGGCCAAAGAATTTTGGGGCCAGTTACAGCTAGTGGTCCCTATGGGGGAGATGTTTACCGGGGCCCTGGGCTTTCATCATCTCCAGCCATGGCATTTGCTCCTGCTACGGCATTTCCTTATGCTGGGTTCACATTCGGGTCCAATTTTCCGCTTGCATCAACTTCGTTTTCAGGTGGATCGGCAACCTTTGTTGATTCTTCGTCTGGAGCTGGTTCAGGTTTCCCTGCCATTCCTTCGCCACTTGTTGGACCTGCTGGTGGCATTTTATCCAATTATCCGAGGCCTTATGCGATAGGCCCTCCTGAGGGTAGTGCCAGTGGTGGATCCGACAACAGCAGGAAATGGATTACATCAGCACTTGATCTTAATGCAGGTCCAGGAAATGCAGAAGGAAAGGATGACAGATTGCCCTTGCCATCGAGACAACTAGTTTCAAACTCCCAGGCTTTCATGGAGGAACAGGTAAGAATGTATGCGGTGGCAGGAGGGGGTCTGAAGAGGAAGGAACCTGAGGGAGGTTGGGATGCAGATAGATCTGCTTACGAGCAAATCTCATGGCAGTGA